A region of the Micromonospora sediminicola genome:
CCGTGGGATCGGCGCGCCGGGCACCGGCAGGTAGCCGATCTCGCCGGCCGCGCCGCTGCTGCCGTGGTGCAGGCGTCCGCCCAGCATGATCGCCAGGCCGACACCCGCGTCCACCCAGACCAGCACGAAGTCGGCGGTGCCCTGGGCCGCGCCCGACTGCGCCTCGGCGACCGCGGCCAGGTTCACGTCGTTCTCGAAGACGACCGGCGTGTCCAGGTCCTCGCGGAGCGCGGCGAGCAGGCCGCTGTGCCAGCGCGGCAGGTTGAACGCGAACGTGATGTCACCGGTCTGCGGGTCGACCAGGCCGGGGGTGCCGAGCACCACGCGCCGGACGGCGGACAGCTCCGCCCCGGCGCTGCTGGCCGCCCGGACCACGGCGTTGTGCACCACGCCGACCGGGTCGTCGGTGTCCCTGGTGGACTGCTCGACCCGGCCGACCACCGCGCCGGTGATGTCGGCGCAGGCCGCCACCACCCGTTCGGCGCCGACGTCCACGCCGACCACGTACGCGCTGCCCGGTCGCACCGCGTAGAGCTGGGCGTTCGGGCCCCGCCCGCCGGCCTGCTCACCGACCCGGGCGACCAGCCCGCGCTCCTCCAGCCGCTCGACGAGCTGGGAGGCGGTGACCTTGGACAGCCCGGTCAGCTCGCCGATCCGGGCCCGGGTCAGCGGCCCGCGTTCGAGCAGCAGTTCGAGCGCCGCTCGGTCGTTGAGCGCCCGCAACAGTCGGGGGGTGCCGGGCAGCCGGGTCGCACTCATGCCAACGTCCTCAATTTTTCCGTAAAGTTTCTAACCATAAAACGCCTGCCGAAGGGTGCCCGTTAGCGTATCGGCCACCCCGGTCCGGAGAGGTCGGACGACCCGGCAGGGAAAGGGGATACTCGTGGGGCTCGATCCAGGACTCCGTCGGCTCGCGCTGGGCACGTTGCTGGCCGCCTACGCCGGCCCGGTCCCGCCGGACTGGGCGGTCGACCTGCTCGCCGACGGGCTCGCCGGGCACACCCTGTTCGGCACCAACGTCCACGACCCGGCCCAGGTGGCGGCGTCCACCGCGGCGCTGCGCGCCGGCCGCCCCGACGTGATCCTCGCGATCGACGAGGAGGGTGGGGACGTCACCCGGCTGGCCCACGCCACCGGCAGCCCCTACCCGGGCAACGCGGCGCTCGGCGCGGTGGACGACCCCGACCTCACCCGGCAGGTCTACGCGGCGATCGGCGGCGAGCTGGCCGCGCTCGGCCTCACCCTCGACCTGGCTCCGACGGTGGACGTGAACACCGCCGACGAGAACCCGGTGATCGGCACCCGGTCGTTCGGCGCGGACCCGAAGCGGGTGGCGGTCCACTCGGCCGCCGCCGTGGCCGGCCTCCAGTCGGCCGGCGTCGCCGCCTGCGCCAAGCACTTCCCCGGGCACGGCGCCACGGTCGCCGACTCCCACCACGAGCTGCCCACCGTCGACGTGCCGCCGGCCGTGCTGCGCGAGCGCGACCTGCCGCCGTTCGCCGCCGTGGTCGACGCCGGCGTCCGGGCCGTGATGACCGCGCACATCCGGGTGCCGGCGCTGACCGGCGACGGTCCGGCCACGTTCAGCCGGGCCGTGCTGGTCGACCTGCTGCGCGACGAGTACGGCTTCACCGGCGCGGTGATCACCGACGCGCTGGAGATGAAGGGCGCCGCGCTGGCCGCCGGCGGGGTGGGTCCGGCCGCGGTCCGGGCGCTGGCCGCCGGCGCCGACCTGCTCTGCATCGGCGCGAAGGTCGACGCCGCCCTGGTCGAGCTGGTCGCCGCGGAGATCGTCGCGGGGATCGGCGACGGCCGGCTGGACCGGGCCCGGGTCGAGGAGGCCGCCGGCCGCACCGCCGCGCTCGCCGCCTGGACCGGCCCGGCCGACGGGCCCGCGCCGGTCGCCGCCGACCTGGGCTACGCCGCCGCGCTGCGGGCGGTGCACGTCGAGGGCGACCTGACCGCCGCGGGCGCGCCGCTGGTGGTGCAGGTGCACGCGACCTCCACGATCGCCGAGGGACGGGTGCCGTGGGGTCTCGGGCCGCACCTGCCCGCCGACGTGGCGCAGGCCCGCGCGGTGGCCGGGGAGACCGACCCGGCCGAGCTGCGCGGGCTCGCCGGGGACCGGCCGGTCGTGCTGGTCGGGCGTCACCTGCACCGGCTGCCGGGGGCGCGGGAGCTGGTCGAGGCGCTGGCCGCCACGCACCCGGTGACGGTGGTGGAGATGGGTTGGCCCGCCGCCTGGCGGCCGGCCGGGGCGCGCGCCTTCGTCGCCACCTACGGCGCCAGCCACGCCAACGGCCGTGCCGCCGCGAAGGTGCTCGGCCTGACCGACTGATCCGTACCGCCCGACCCGGCCCGCCGTCCGCGACGGCGGGCCGGCGCGCGTTCCGGACTTGAACACGTTCGAGAAACGTCGTACGCTCGGCGCGACATCAATTTGAACGCGTTCAAGAGAGGCGACGGGGGATGGACGTGAAGGTCTGGATGTACCTGACCTACCTCGCGGTGAGCATCGGCCTGACCATCTGGGTGGCGCGGGCGCTCTCCCGCAACGGGCTGGTGTTCCTGCAGGACGTGTTCGCCGACAGCCGGCTGGCCGACGCGGTCAACAGCCTGCTGGTGGTCGGCTTCTACCTGCTCAACCTGGGCTACGTCACGGTGGCCATGAAGGAGTCCGGCCCGGTCGGCGACGCCAGCCAGGCGCTGGAGCAGCTCTCGCTCAAGGTGGGGCTGGTGCTGCTGGTCCTGGGCGCGCTGCACTTCTTCAACGTGTTCGCGCTCGGCCGCTACCGGCGCGGCCGGCTGCGGCAGCAGGCGACCCACCCGCCGCTGCCTCCGGTCGCCGTGCTCCCGCCCCAGGGTGGCCCGCACCCCGTTCCGCCGGCGGGGCCGATCCCGCCGGCCCGGTGACGTCCGCCCCGGGCGGGCACCCGTCGGATCCCACCGGGCACGGGGCCGGTGGGATCCGCGGGTTCACCGTCCTCTACGACGCGGACTGCCCACTGTGTCGGGCCGCCCGACGGTGGCTGGCCTCGCGCGCCCAGCTCGTACCGCTGGAGTTCGTGCCGGCCGGGTCGGCGGAGGCCCGGCGGCGCCTCCCCGGGCTGGACCACGACGCCACGCTGCGGGACCTGACCGTGGTGGCCGACACCGGCGCGGTCTACACCGGCGACGGCGCCTGGTTCGCCTGCCTGTGGGCGCTGGCCGAGCACCGCCGCACGGCCGAACGACTGGCCCGCCCGCACCTGCTGCCGCTGGCCCGGCGGGTGGTGGCGGCCGCCGCCGCGGTCCGCGAGCGGATCCGGGAACCGGGATACGGTGACGACGATGACCGAGCAGAGTGCGCCGACGACCGCTGCGGGCGGCCCGAGCACCGGGTCGACCGCCCGGGGTGAGCAGACCCGCCGGCTGATCCTGGACACCGCCCTGCGGCTGTTCCGCGAGCGGGGGTACGCACGCACCACCATGCGGGCGGTGGCCCAGGAGGCCGGCGTGGCGGTGGGCAACGCCTACTACTACTTCGGCTCGAAGGAACACCTGATCCAGGAGTTCTACGCGGAGACCCAGCAGGAGCACCGGGAGGCCGCCGCCCCGGTGCTCGCCCGGGAACGGGACTTCGCCCCGCGACTGGCCGGGGTGCTCCACGCCGGCGTGGACGTGCTGAGCCCGTACCACTCGTTCGCCGGCACGTTCTTCAAGACCGCGGCGGAGCCCACCTCGCCGCTCAGCCCGTTCTCCACCGAGTCGTCCGCCCCCCGCGAGGCGTCGGTGTCGCTCTTCCGCGAGGTGCTCGCGGGCTCCACCGCCAAGCTCGACGACGAACTGCGGGAGTCGCTGCCGGAACTGCTCTGGCTCGGCTACATGGGCGTGGTGCTCTACTGGGTGCACGACCGCTCGCCCGGGCAGGTCAAGACCCGCCAGCTCATCGACGGCGTGGTGCCGCTGGTCGACCGGCTCGTCGGGCTGTCCCGCCTGCGGGTGCTGCGACCGGTCACCCGGCAGGCGCTCAGCGTGATCCACACGCTGCGTCACTGAGCGCGGCGGTCCCGCCCGACGGGAGTAGGCAGGTCAAGTCCGTAACCGGACAGGGTCAACCGCCGCAACGCCCCTTGCCTGCCACCCATTCGCACACATAGCGTTACCAGGGTCGGGACCTGGGGGGAGAGGCAGCGGACCGTGGATCCGGCCCGGGATCCACGGTCCGCGCCCACGTCGCGAGGCTCAGTGCGGGAAGACGCCGAACGAGGTCCACCCCCGGTCCGGGAACCCGGCCGCCTCGGCCACCCGTGCGGAGGCGTGGTTGTCCGCGTCGTGCAGGTAGGTGGGGATCGCGCCCTCGTCCAACACCCGCCGGGCCGCCTGGGCGACCAGCCGTCGGGCCAGCCCGCGCCCCCGGGCCGCCTTCGTCGTGCCGACCGCCAACTCGTGCCCGTACGCGTCGTGCCGCTTGATGCCCACCCCGGCCAGGTACGCGCCGTCGTCGTCCCGGACCACCAGCACCTCCCGGTCGAACAGGCGCAGCCAGGGCGGCGCGCCGGGCACCGTCGGCGGCAGCCACTCCCCCACGTCCGGCAGCGGCGCCGGGTCGGTGCACCACCGGAAGGCCCCGGCCTGCGTGGTGAACTCCGGCGTGCCCACCGTCGCCGGCAACGCGGGCAGCCACTCGTCGCGCGGACGCCCGCGGATCAGCGCCCGGACCGCCTCCACCCGCTCCGGCGCCACGGAGAGGACCGCGCTGCCGTCCACCGCGACCCCGATCGCCGGGCGCAGCCGACCGTCCCAGGCCGGGCGGGCGCGACGGTAGGAGCGGACCACGTGCCATCCCGGTGCCGCCGGCCACTGCCCCAACCAGGTCGCCAGATGCAGGAAGAGCCGTCGGTCGAGCACATGATCACGGTACGCCCGCCGGACCCGCTCCGAACCGTGCACACCGTAAGAACCTGGCAATGGCTCACGCTCCCGCCCGTGGCTACGCTGACCTCTCCGTACGCGGGAGGTGCGCGGTGGCGCAGCGGGTGCTGGTGGTGGACGACGACCGGACGGTCGCGGACGTGGTCTGCCGCTACCTGGAGCACGCCGGCTACGAGGTCGAGCACGTCGGCGACGGGTCGGCGGCCCTGGACACCGTGGCCCGCCGCCCGCCGCACCTGGTGGTGCTGGACCTGATGCTGCCCGTGCTGGACGGGCTGGAGGTGTGCCGGCGGCTGCGGGAGCGGCCGGACGGCGTACCCATCGTCATGCTCACCGCGCGCGGCGACGAGGCCGACCGGATCCTCGGCCTGCAACTGGGCGCGGACGACTACCTGGGCAAGCCGTTCTCCCCGCGGGAGCTGGTGCTGCGGGTCCGCTCGGTGCTGCGCCGGGCCGGCGGGGAGCCGGCCGCCGCGCCGCCGGAGCTGCTCGCCGACGGCGGCCTGGAGGTGGAGACCGGCCCCCGGGTGGCCCGCCTGCACGGCCGCGAGCTGACCCTCACGTTGCGCGAGTTCGACCTGCTGGCCCACCTGATGCGGCATCCGGCCCGCGCGTTCCGCCGGGCCGAGCTGCTGGACCGGGTGTGGGGCTGGAGCTTCGGCGACCAGTCGACGGTGACCGTGCACGTGCGGCGGCTGCGGGAGAAGATCGAGGACGACCCGGCGCGACCCCGCCGCATCGTCACGGTCTGGGGCGTCGGCTACCGGTACGAGCCGGCCGATGCGTGACCTCGCGCTGATCTTCGGCGTGGCGCTGGCCGCCGCGCTCGCCGTCGGGCTGGTCGGCGCGGTGACGTTGCGGCTGCTGCGCGGCCGGTCGATCACGGTGCACATCTCGGTGCTGCTGGCCATGACGGTCGGCGCGGTGGCCGCCGGGGTGGCCGGGGTCGCCCAGGCCATGTTCCTCTCCCCGCACGACCTCCAGGTGGTGCTGGCCACCGTGGCCGCCGGCGGCGTGGTGAGCCTGGCGGTGGGCTGGCTGTTCGGCCGCCGGCTGGCCGCCGCCGCGGTCTGGGCCGACCAGGCGCGGGAACGGGAGCGACGGATCGAGAAGGGCCGGCGCGACCTGGTCGCCTGGGTCTCGCACGACCTGCGTACGCCGCTGGCCGGCCTGCGCGCGATGGCCGAGGCGCTGGAGGACGGGGTGGTCGGCGACCCGGCCACGGTGGCCGAGTACCACCGCCGGATCCGGGTCGAGACCGACCGGATGACCCGACTGGTCGACGACCTGTTCGAGCTGTCCCGGATCAATGCCGGCGCGCTGCGGCTGTCGATGTCCGCGGTGCCGCTCGGCGACGTGGTCTCGGACGCGCTGGCCGGGGCGGCCCCGCTCGCGGCTGCGCGGCGGATCCGGCTCGTCGCCCCCGAGGCGGGCTGGCCGACGGTCACCGCCAGCGAGCGGGAGCTGGCCCGGGTGGTGGGCAACCTGCTGCTCAACGCGATCCGCTACACCCCGGAGGACGGCACGGTACGGGTGGACGCCGGGTGCGAGGTCGACACGGCCTGGCTGGCCGTCGCCGACACCTGCGGCGGCATCCCGGAGGGCGACCTGTCCCGGGTCTTCGACGTGGCGTTCCGCGGCGAGCCGGCCCGTACCCCGGCGGTCGAGCCGGGCGGATCCGGCGGCCTCGGCCTGGCGATCGTGCGCGGGTTGGTTGAGGCGCACGGCGGGCGGGTAGAGGTGCAGAACGTCA
Encoded here:
- a CDS encoding GNAT family N-acetyltransferase, whose amino-acid sequence is MLDRRLFLHLATWLGQWPAAPGWHVVRSYRRARPAWDGRLRPAIGVAVDGSAVLSVAPERVEAVRALIRGRPRDEWLPALPATVGTPEFTTQAGAFRWCTDPAPLPDVGEWLPPTVPGAPPWLRLFDREVLVVRDDDGAYLAGVGIKRHDAYGHELAVGTTKAARGRGLARRLVAQAARRVLDEGAIPTYLHDADNHASARVAEAAGFPDRGWTSFGVFPH
- a CDS encoding sensor histidine kinase, which codes for MRDLALIFGVALAAALAVGLVGAVTLRLLRGRSITVHISVLLAMTVGAVAAGVAGVAQAMFLSPHDLQVVLATVAAGGVVSLAVGWLFGRRLAAAAVWADQARERERRIEKGRRDLVAWVSHDLRTPLAGLRAMAEALEDGVVGDPATVAEYHRRIRVETDRMTRLVDDLFELSRINAGALRLSMSAVPLGDVVSDALAGAAPLAAARRIRLVAPEAGWPTVTASERELARVVGNLLLNAIRYTPEDGTVRVDAGCEVDTAWLAVADTCGGIPEGDLSRVFDVAFRGEPARTPAVEPGGSGGLGLAIVRGLVEAHGGRVEVQNVSDGCRFVVRLPAAGI
- a CDS encoding TetR/AcrR family transcriptional regulator → MTEQSAPTTAAGGPSTGSTARGEQTRRLILDTALRLFRERGYARTTMRAVAQEAGVAVGNAYYYFGSKEHLIQEFYAETQQEHREAAAPVLARERDFAPRLAGVLHAGVDVLSPYHSFAGTFFKTAAEPTSPLSPFSTESSAPREASVSLFREVLAGSTAKLDDELRESLPELLWLGYMGVVLYWVHDRSPGQVKTRQLIDGVVPLVDRLVGLSRLRVLRPVTRQALSVIHTLRH
- a CDS encoding ROK family transcriptional regulator; its protein translation is MSATRLPGTPRLLRALNDRAALELLLERGPLTRARIGELTGLSKVTASQLVERLEERGLVARVGEQAGGRGPNAQLYAVRPGSAYVVGVDVGAERVVAACADITGAVVGRVEQSTRDTDDPVGVVHNAVVRAASSAGAELSAVRRVVLGTPGLVDPQTGDITFAFNLPRWHSGLLAALREDLDTPVVFENDVNLAAVAEAQSGAAQGTADFVLVWVDAGVGLAIMLGGRLHHGSSGAAGEIGYLPVPGAPIPRDVSKRAKPAFQQLAGADAVRAVAAEHGFATADAVEQGVAAARAAEAVRAAVAAGADGGPVLDELARRLALGVASTCVVLDPPLVVLAGAVGQAGGSALAERVQHEVAAITLVRPRVVTTGLTEEPILRGALRTALDAVRDEVFGSTVG
- a CDS encoding glycoside hydrolase family 3 N-terminal domain-containing protein → MGLDPGLRRLALGTLLAAYAGPVPPDWAVDLLADGLAGHTLFGTNVHDPAQVAASTAALRAGRPDVILAIDEEGGDVTRLAHATGSPYPGNAALGAVDDPDLTRQVYAAIGGELAALGLTLDLAPTVDVNTADENPVIGTRSFGADPKRVAVHSAAAVAGLQSAGVAACAKHFPGHGATVADSHHELPTVDVPPAVLRERDLPPFAAVVDAGVRAVMTAHIRVPALTGDGPATFSRAVLVDLLRDEYGFTGAVITDALEMKGAALAAGGVGPAAVRALAAGADLLCIGAKVDAALVELVAAEIVAGIGDGRLDRARVEEAAGRTAALAAWTGPADGPAPVAADLGYAAALRAVHVEGDLTAAGAPLVVQVHATSTIAEGRVPWGLGPHLPADVAQARAVAGETDPAELRGLAGDRPVVLVGRHLHRLPGARELVEALAATHPVTVVEMGWPAAWRPAGARAFVATYGASHANGRAAAKVLGLTD
- a CDS encoding thiol-disulfide oxidoreductase DCC family protein, yielding MTSAPGGHPSDPTGHGAGGIRGFTVLYDADCPLCRAARRWLASRAQLVPLEFVPAGSAEARRRLPGLDHDATLRDLTVVADTGAVYTGDGAWFACLWALAEHRRTAERLARPHLLPLARRVVAAAAAVRERIREPGYGDDDDRAECADDRCGRPEHRVDRPG
- a CDS encoding response regulator transcription factor yields the protein MAQRVLVVDDDRTVADVVCRYLEHAGYEVEHVGDGSAALDTVARRPPHLVVLDLMLPVLDGLEVCRRLRERPDGVPIVMLTARGDEADRILGLQLGADDYLGKPFSPRELVLRVRSVLRRAGGEPAAAPPELLADGGLEVETGPRVARLHGRELTLTLREFDLLAHLMRHPARAFRRAELLDRVWGWSFGDQSTVTVHVRRLREKIEDDPARPRRIVTVWGVGYRYEPADA